The Arthrobacter zhaoxinii sequence GGCTGCTGGCCGCGTTCGCCCTGTTTTCCGGCGCCGGCATGCAGGCCACCAACGTCTACCTGCCCCTGTTCGCCCAGCGGGAGATCGGCTTCTCGCTGCTAATGGGCGGCGTCACCGCCGCGGTGGCCGGCGTCGTCGGGGTGACCTCCCGGGTGCTCTGGGGGCGGCGGATGGCCGACGGCGTCCGCGCCTCCACCCTGCTGCTGATCCTCGCAGCCGGCGCGGTCTGCGGCGCCGCCCTGCTGCTCGCCGCCGGACAGACCGGAGCGTCCGCGCTGCTGTGGTCCGGCGTCGTCTTCCACGGCGCCTCCGTGCTGGGGGTGAACGTGGTGGTGATGGCCGGGGTGCTTCGGGAAGTGCCGCCGGAACGGGTGGGCTCGGCGTCCGGAGCGGTCTCCCTGGGCATGTACTCCGGGTTCGCGCTGGGACCGCTGGCGATGGGCCTGCTGCTCCAGTACTCCGGCGGTTTCCTCGCCGGGTGGCTGTCCATCGGCGCGGCGTACCTGATCTGCGGCGGCATCGGCCTGGCGTACCGGCGGCGGGGCCCGAAGCGGGACGGATCCGCCGTCGTCGGAACCCCGGGGAAATAAACGACGCCGGATCGGACTTGTGCTTTAAGTGCCCTATGGCACGGTTCCCCACAGCTTGGAGAAATATGACTACCGCACGCGCTTACGCAGCCACCTCCGCCACCGATCCGCTGGTTCCCACCACGATCGAACGCCGCGAGGTCGGCCCGCATGACGTCCTCATCGACATTGCCTATGCCGGTGTCTGCCACTCGGACATCCACACCGTCCGCGGCGAATGGGGACCCATCGCGTACCCGCAGGTTGTCGGCCACGAAATCGTGGGCACTGTGGCCGAGGTCGGCACCGAGGTCACCGCACACAAGGTCGGCGACCGCGTAGGCGTGGGCTGCATGGTCAACTCCTGCGGCGAATGCGAAAACTGCCAGGCCGGCATGGAGAACTACTGCCTCAACGGCAACGTCGGCACCTACGCCAGCAAGGACCGCGACGGCACCATCACCCAGGGCGGCTACGCCACCTCCGTCGTGGTCAATGACGGCTTCGTGCTCCGCGTTCCGGAGAGCATCCCGTATGAAGCAGCCGCTCCGCTGCTCTGCGCCGGCATCACCACCTACTCGCCCCTCGCACACTGGAACGCGGGACCGGGCAAGCGGGTCGCCGTCGTCGGCATGGGCGGGCTCGGCCACATGGCCGTGAAGATCGCCGTCGCCATGGGCGCCGAGGTCACCGTGCTGTCCCAGACGCTGAGCAAGCAGGAAGACGGCCTGCGTTTCGGTGCCGAGCACTACTACGCCACCAGCGACGAGAGCACGTTCGAGAAGCTGCAGAACACGTTCGACCTGATCATTAACACGGTCAGCGCGCCGATCGACCTGCAGCAGTACCTGTCCCTGCTGCGCCTGGACGGCACCATGGTCAGCGTGGGTGCCCCGCCCGAGGCGCTGCCGATCTCCGTCTTCACCCTGATGAGCAAGCGGCGCTCCTACGCTGCCTCCAACATCGGCGGCATCCGCGAAACCCAGGAAATGCTGGACTTCTGCGCCGAGCACGGCATCGCTCCCGAGATCGAGCTGATCAAGGCCGAGGACATCAACACCGCCTACGAGCGCGTGCTGAAGTCCGACGTCCGCTACCGGTTCGTCATTGACGCGGCGACTATCTAATTCTTAACCGTTTCGCAGGAAGGGCGCTCCACCATTGGGTGGGGCGCCTTTGCCGTATGTGCAGGTAAGCGTGCCCGCTCCGCGTCCCGTAAATCACCTCCGTCCCTATGGCGTAAAGCCGGGCATTCCCGGGGGTAACGCCCTCAACCGACCCGGTGCCGCTGTCCGGGACAGGTCCCCGGCGGACTTATTATTCTTATATGCCAATTCTGCGTCTCGAGGACGCCATCTACGACCACCTGCCCGTCCCGCATCATGGAGCCGGACTGTGAGCGGGGGACTCGTCGCCCTGCTGGATGACGTTGCCGCGCTTGCACGCATAGCCGCCGCCTCCGTGGATGACATTGCTGCCGGTGCCGCGAAGGCGGGAGCCAAGGCTGCCGGCGTCGTCATCGACGATGCCGCCGTGACCCCCCAATACGTATCCGGTGCCGACCCGTCCCGTGAACTCCCGATGATCAAGAAGATCTTCTGGGGCTCACTGCGGAACAAGCTGCTGATCATCCTGCCGGCACTGCTGCTGATCAGCGCCTTCATCCCCGGTGTGATCCCCTTCATCCTTATGCTCGGCGGCACCTACCTCTGCTATGAGGGTGCGGAGAAAGTCTGGCACAAGTTCTTCGGCCACCATGAGGACAAAGAGGCGCCGGCGGTGGAGCGGGGTCCCGACGCCGAGTCCAAGGTAGTCAAGGGAGCCATCACCACCGACTTCATCCTGTCCTGCGAGATCATGGTGATCTCCATGAACGAGGTGGGCGACTCGTCCATCTGGGCCCGCGCGGCCATCCTCGTGGTTGTGGCCATTGCGATCACCATCCTCGTCTACGGGGCCGTGGGGCTGATCGTCAAGATGGATGACATTGGCCTGCATCTGGCGAAAAAGGAGTCAGCAGGCTCCCAGCGCCTCGGCGGACTCCTGGTGAAGGGAATGCCTGCGGTGCTGGCCGCCATCACCCTGGTGGGAACCGTCGCCATGCTCTGGGTGGGCGGCCACATCATGCTGGTAGGCGCATCCGACCTCGGCTGGCACGCGCCGTACGACCTGGTCCACACGCTGGAGCACCCCGTGGCCGGCCTTGCAGTGGTGGGCGGCATCCTGGGCTGGCTCGTGAATACGCTCTGTTCGGCCATCGTCGGACTGGCCTGGGGCCTGGTCATCATGGCGGTTCTGCACCCGCTGATGAAGGTTCTGCCGTTCGGTAAGAAGGACGCACATGCCGGTGAGGCCAAGCCATCAGCCGCCGGGCACGCAGCGGCGGAGAAACAGGATACCGATCCCGCCGGCTAATCACCGGCACTGCGGTGCCGTGCGGTTACCGTCGCAGATGCATTCGCCGCCGACCTAAGTTCACCGTTTGACAACAAAGGCGCCCCACCGTTTGGTGGGGCGCCTTATTGCTGCCCCGGTAGCAAAGCGTTTTTCCTGAATGGCTCGCGCAGCCCTTGGCTCAGTGCCCCGCTGTTTACTGTTTGGGTTTCTATGGTTTTTCCTCTTCGAGTGCGGGGCGGCATTTTCACATAAGTAATTTTTTACCCTTGTTTGATGCAGAAGGCGTTGGTATGGTCACCACCGTCCAGTCGCTGGTGATTCTGAGTCCGGCGGAGAAGCATTAATTGCCAGGGGGAAATTCTCATGTCACGTGTGTTGTCTACCGAGCAGGCTAAGACTGCTATCGGCCAAGTTCAGTCCATCATCAACGGCGGTTTCACGGAACAGATTGCAGCGCTCGATGCGCAGGGCAAGATCCTTTCCGATCCGAACACTTGGGATGGACCCCTAGCCTCGCAGTTCCGGGGTTCCGTGTGGCCGGAAACCAAGGCTGCACTGGATAAGGCCCGGGAGGAACTCGAGCAGCTGCGTACCCAGCTCCAGCAGATCTCGGAGAACATCTTCTCCGCAGGCGGCGGCGCCTAAGCGCTCGTAGTTCTCTTCACGTAATGACCGGGTAGCCGCACCGCTTCGGCGGGCGGCTGCCCGGCCCTCAAACCCTTATCTTGACCGGCCGCGGATTTTCCGCGCCCGTGCTTCAGGGTTTCGATTTTTAGAAGTGTTTTCTGCCGTTTTGCCTCCTGTGTTATGTCCCGGAAGTAAAACGCAGCGTCTTGGTTGATCTTTTCCGGGTTTGTCCAGTGGGGGGCATTGAGCATGTCTGATTCTGAAACTTTCGTTGAGGTGCCGTTGCTGCCGGAGGATTCCCGGGGACGGTTTGTCTATTCGGTGGCCGAGGGGCTGAAATCCGCGTTCGAAGATGCTGCCTCCCGGCTTGACGGCCAGGCCGGATCCCGGGCCTCTTACGTCTCCACAGGCAAGCAGGAGTTCAACGGGCAATTCGCCAACAAGTTCCAGGACAACGCCGGCGTTGCGGCCGCGGACGCGAGGAATCTGGCCGAGGCACTGCGGACAGTGGCCAAGTACGCGGGGCAGATGATCGACGCCGGCCATGACGAAGACGACCGCCGCCGGGAAAACAATGAATGGGTCTACCGGCACAATAACCGCAGCATGTTGGAGGAGATCGGGGACTGGATCTGGGGGGAGGGAAAGCGCCCGAACGAAGATCGCGGTCCGGCGCCGACGTTTGAACCGGCGACGGCGGTCCCCGGGGACAGGGACACACCGCCGCCCGGCAGCGGCGGATACGGCGGCGGGACGTCCTCGGCGCGGCCGGAAAACCTTCATTCCTTCGCGGTAGGATCCCGCGGTCTGGACGGCGAGCTGACCGCGGTTCCGGGCACCTTGGAAGGCCACCTGTCCTCGTTCGCGTCTCTCTGCACCTGGGGGACCATCGAAGCATCCGGGGTGATGCGGGCCTACCACGAATACCTGACGGCCAATGAGAACGATGCGCGCTGGGCGGTCACCGTCGCAGATGCGTTCGCAGCTGCCGGCGCGGAGACGGACGTCTCGACGGTCTCGGACGCGGCCCTGGCCGCAGCACTGGCCGCCGCAGGCGTGGATGCGACCCGTGATGCACTGAAGATTGACCCGCCCACAGCTGCGGGAGCGATTCCCACCACCGGCTACGCCAACGACCCCGTGAACACGGCCACGGGCAACTTCATCGAACCGGAAACGGACTTGGGCTTCCCAGGCACAGCCTCGAACCTGGTCCTTACACGGATGTACAACTCGCTGGCCTCAGGCCTTCAGACCCCGGGTGTGTTCGGCCCCGGCTGGGCATCCGTCCTGGACCAGCACCTGGTGCTCTCGGATGAGGGCTGCCGTTGGGTGCTGGCCGACGGCCGTGCCGTGGACTTCCCGCGTGAAGGCGAGGCCTGGGAACGTGCGGTGGGGGAGAACTACTGGCTGACCCGCGAACCAGCAGCGGCCCCCGCATTTGCCGGACTGGCCTCCGTACCCGAAGGCAGCACCGATCTGCTCGTGGTCCGCGACAACCAGGGCGCCTGGTGGGCCTACACCCTGGCCGGTGTCTGGCTCGGCGCCGGGTCCGGTCCCGGCCGGACAGTGTCCGTCCACCGGGAAGACACCGACGACGACGGCGCCGGCCGGGTGACCCGCCTGTCCCATGTGCGCGGCCGGTTCCTGGACATCGACTACGTGAACGGCTTGGCCGCCGTGGTCCGGGCTTCGGACGGACGCCGGGTGGAATACGGGTATGACGACGCCGGGCGGCTCGTTTCGGTCACCACCGAAACCGGAACCCGGACCTACCGCTGGAACGAAGCCGGTCTGATCGATGCCGTCTACTCCGCCGTCGGGGTGCTGGAAGCCGAAAACACCTACGACGAGCAGGGTCGGGTGATCCTGCAGGTCACCCAGCACGGCCGCCGGACCCGGTTCGCCTACCTCCCCGGCCGCGTCACCGCCGTCTCGGATGAGGACGGCACCCGCTCCAACTCGTGGATCGCCGATCCCAAGGGCCGGCTGGTCGGGGTGCTGGATTCCCATGACCAGCGCCAGTCCATGGCCTACGATCGGCACGGCAACCTCGTCTCGCTCACCGAACGCGACGGGTCCGTCACCGTCCACGCCTACGACGAGCGCGGACGGCGCACCCGCACCGTCACCCCCGAGGGGGCGGACCTGACCTACGGCTGGGATGAGCAGGACCGGATCACCACCCTGGTCACGGAGACCGGGTCAGTCGTCACGTATGAATACAGTGATGAGCTCACCCGGGACCCATCGGTCATTCTCGATCCGCTCGGCGGGCGCACCGAACTGTCCTGGCAGAACGGGCTCCTGACCCGCGTCACCGACCCGGCCGGAGTAACCGTCGAGTTCGACTACGACGGGTCCGGCGATCTGGTCGCCACCCGCAACGCGGTCGGGGATACCGCCCGGATCCTCCGCGACGCTGCCGGCCGCCCCACAGCGGCGGTCAGCCCTTCCGGGGCGCAGACCCGCTTCTCCTACAACACTGCCGGCCTGCTGGTCCGGCGGGAGGAAGCCGACGGGGCCACCTGGTCCTTCGAATATGATGCCGCCGGGCGGCTCACCGCGTCGGTTGTCCCCGACGGCGGCCGGACCACGCTGGAGTATGCCGTCAACGGTGAACTGGTCCGCACCATCGACCCGCTGGGCCGGGCCACGGAGCGGGTCTTCGACGAACTCGGCAACGTCACCGCGACGGTCCTGCCCGACGGCGCCCGCTGGGGCTTCACCCACGACACCCTCTCCCGCCTGACGGGCATCACCGACCCCGCGGGCCACGACTGGATCCGTGAATACGACAAGATCGGCAACCTGACCGCCGTCGTCGATCCCACCGGTGTCCGGACCGAGGCCGCCACGGACCGCGGGGCGGGCACCGCCACCGTGGCGGACGCGTTCTCCGCCGCGACCTACAGTTTCGACGAATACGGCCGCCCGGTCCGGGTCGAAGGGGCAGACGGGTCCGCGGAGCTGGTCACCTATGACGCGGCCGGCAACCCGGTCGAGCTCATCGACGGCGAGGGTGGACTGACGATTCTGGGCCGGGATGTGTCCGGGAAGATCATCTCAGTGACCTCCCCTTCGGGCGCGGTGACCCGGTACGAGTACGACCTCTGCGGACGTCCCTGGAAAACCATCGACCCCCTGGGCGCGGTCACGGAACTGCTCTACGACGCGGACCAGCGCCTCACCGCCCGGATCCTGCCCACCGGTGAAACCGAGACCTTTGACTACGACCCGTCCGGCCGTCTGGTCCTGCGCGCGGCCCCCGGCAACGGTAATGCCCGGTACGGATACGACAGAGCCGGCCGGCTGAGTTTTTCCCAGGACTCCTGGTACGGCACCCGGCGCTTCAAGTACAACGTAGCCGGGGAACTGGTCGAAACGATCAACGGCGTGGGCGGGCGGACCCGGTTCGAGTACGACGTCCGAGGCCGGCTGATCCGGATCACCGACCCGCTCGGCGGAGTCACCACCCGCACCTACACCGCAACCGACAAAGTTGATTCGGTCAGTGACCCGCTCGGCCGGGTCACCACGGCCACCTATGATCCGGCGGGCCGGCAGCTCTCGCAGACGGATCCCGACGGAAACACCACCACCTGGACCTATGACGCGGCAGGCCGGGAGACGAGCACCTCCTATAACGGGAAGCTGCTCTCCTCGGTGGACCGTGACCGGCAGAACCGCCGCGTAGTCATCACCGATTTCACCGGGGACGACGGGCTGGCGGTTGAGCATGAACTTGGCTTCAACCGCCGTCATCAGTTGGTATCCCGGACCCGTGGCGGGCAGGGGATGTCCTGGGAGTACGACGCGGATGGAAACCGCACCGGGTTCACCGACGCGACCGGGACCACCACCGCCTATCAGTGGGACGCCGCCGGCCGGGTGACGACGGTCCGCAACGCCGTGCTGGGCGAGGCGGTGTTCATTCATGACGCGTCCGGGCGGCTGGCTGCCGTCACGGCGGGGGATTTGGTCCAGGAATGGGTCTACCGGAACGGGTACCTGGCCGAGCACAGCCGGACCAACCGTGCAGCTGGCGACGGTCCGGATATCACCTTGATTGGACGGGATGATGATGGCCGGATCACCGGCCTGACCCGGGCGGGCGCGGTAACCCGGTATGGGTATGACGGTGCCGGGCAGATGGTCGCGGCTGCGACCACGCCTTTGGGTGCGTCGGATGCTGCCGCTACCGTTCGGGCGCAGGTCTCGGAGTGGGAGTACGACGCCGGCGGCCGCCTGGTCCGCGAACACACCCCGGCTGGGCCCCGCACTTATGCCTATGACATGGCCGGGCAGTTGGTCTCCGTCATGGAGACGGACGGGTCCCGGACGGAGTACGTCTACGACGGTCTCGGGCGGCGGTCCCGGCTGATCGGTGCCGACGGATCCTGGACCGAATACGCCTGGGGCGACACCGGGTACCTGCAGGGCACGGTCGAGCGGACTCCGGACGGGGCAGAGACTTCCCGGCATAACTTGTGGGTGGATGCCCTGGGCGACCTGGCGTCGGTTGACGGCTGCCCAGTGTGGTGGGACACGGCGAGCCCGATCCCCACGCTGGCTGGCATCGGGGACGAGCAGGTGTTGTCCCTGCCCGGCGGTGTCACTGGCATTGGCGAGGCCTGGACCGCGCCGGGGTGGCGGGCCGCCCGGCCCACAGATGAAACCGATCCGTGGGCAGTACTGGGGGCGTCGGTCATCCCCGAACCCGGTGCGGTATCCGGGGTGTCGGGTGGTTTACCGGCCGGGATCGGTCTGACCGGTAACGGCGGCCTGGATGTTGCGGGTCTGGAGTGGATGGGAGCCCGGGCGTATGACCCGGCAGCCCGTGGTTTCCTCTCCACCGACCCGCTGGCACCGGTCCTGGGTGCAGGCTGGGACGGCAACCCCTACGCGTATGCAGGCAATAACCCGCTGAACGCCAGTGACCCCACCGGCCTGCGTCCGTTGACGGATGAGGACCTGAAGGCCTACGACGCGGCCAACCGTGGCGCGTTGGCTGCTACCGGTGATTGGTTTGCGGATAACTGGGAATACGTTGTCGGCGGTGCGGCGATTCTGGGCGGGGTCGCATTGATGTTCGTGCCCGGCGGCCAGGGCTTCGGTGCAGCATTGATCATGTTCGGTGCCGACGTGGTGATCCAGAAGGCCACCACGGGTGAGGTGAACTGGCTTCTGGCCGGTCTCAACCTGGTAGGTTTCGGTGCCGGCGCGATTGCAGCCAGAATCATTCGCAACCCCGTGGTGCGTGAGGCCGTGAAAGACGGGGTCGAATGGGCGGTTGACGAGCTCGGAGAGCAGATTGTCGGACCGGATCCAGAAGTTGTTCCAAATCCCTCGCCAACTAAAAAGTTGGGCGAACTTGACCCCGTGCCGGACGGGGTGGTGTACCTCCGGACGGACGATCTCGGGGGCGTGAAGCCATACATTGGGCAGGCAAAGAGCCCGGAGAGGTTCAAAATACGAAAAACCGAACATCGCAGGGCATTCCCCGACGCAACATTTCGGTACCGTCCATTGGGCTACGCGGAACCGGGGATTGAGCTGGATAGACTGGAGGAGTTCCATATCCGCGAATGGGGTGGGCCCACAAATAAGGGGAACCCAGATAGCGGGATTTCTAATAAAAGGCACCAAATGAATGATAAGAGATATCAGGAAGCTGGAGGCGATCCGCGGTGAGTAGGCAAAAGTGGCCTTCTTTGAAAGATGGTGACGTCTTCAAGATCCCACTGGGTGACGGCAGGGCGGCCGTTGGTCAGATTGTATCTGAGCATTTGTCTGAGTATTACGTGGTTATCTTCGATTTTGTGGCCCCCGAGGAAGAAGTGCCTTCGCGGGTCACGGAGGCACTAGAGTCTGAGCCGCTCTTTTCTGGACTTTCCCTGGATGCTCTGTTCCGCCCAGGGCGATGGCAGGTACTGGAGAACAGGCCAGTGGACGGCCGGAATTTTCTTCCGGCGTATCGGATCGTTATTGGCGGTCCCGGCAACGTCATGGCCGAGAATTTCCGGGCCACCCGGAGACGACCTGCCACGGACTTGGAGAAAGAGATACTGCCTTACCGGGACACATTTTCCGCAGCGATTTTTGAGCGGGCGATGCGAGCCCATGTCGGGTTGGAGCCCTGGCGAGATGTTTTCGATGAACTCCGAGTGGGGAGACACGTCAAGAGTGCGGACCTTTTCGACGACTGAAAACCGGGCTTACATGGTGCGACACAGGAAGCCCTGTGACAGGGCTGGAAGCTGATGCGTGCCGGTGCCGTGCCCGGTCCGCGTAACGCTTCCGGTCAGGGGTGGGGCGCACGGCATCAGGAAGCTGGAGGCTATCCACGATGAATAAGCAAAAGTGGCCTTCCTTGAAAGATGGAGACGTCTTTAAGGTCCCTCTGGGCGACGGCAGGGCCGCTGTTGGCCAGGTTGTTTCCAAGTACTTGTCTGCCACGTATTACGTACTGATTTTCGATTTCATCGCAGCGGAGGAAGAGGTGCCGTCCTTGGTCTCGGAGGCGCTCAAGTCTGAGCCTCTCTTTGCCGGGCTCACCTTTGATGCATTGTTTCGCCCTGGGCGCTGGCAGGTACTCGAAAACAGACCGGCGGACGGTCGGAAGTACCTTCCGGCCTATAAG is a genomic window containing:
- a CDS encoding pyrophosphorylase translates to MSRVLSTEQAKTAIGQVQSIINGGFTEQIAALDAQGKILSDPNTWDGPLASQFRGSVWPETKAALDKAREELEQLRTQLQQISENIFSAGGGA
- a CDS encoding immunity 26/phosphotriesterase HocA family protein codes for the protein MKDGDVFKIPLGDGRAAVGQIVSEHLSEYYVVIFDFVAPEEEVPSRVTEALESEPLFSGLSLDALFRPGRWQVLENRPVDGRNFLPAYRIVIGGPGNVMAENFRATRRRPATDLEKEILPYRDTFSAAIFERAMRAHVGLEPWRDVFDELRVGRHVKSADLFDD
- a CDS encoding DUF6531 domain-containing protein, with the protein product MSDSETFVEVPLLPEDSRGRFVYSVAEGLKSAFEDAASRLDGQAGSRASYVSTGKQEFNGQFANKFQDNAGVAAADARNLAEALRTVAKYAGQMIDAGHDEDDRRRENNEWVYRHNNRSMLEEIGDWIWGEGKRPNEDRGPAPTFEPATAVPGDRDTPPPGSGGYGGGTSSARPENLHSFAVGSRGLDGELTAVPGTLEGHLSSFASLCTWGTIEASGVMRAYHEYLTANENDARWAVTVADAFAAAGAETDVSTVSDAALAAALAAAGVDATRDALKIDPPTAAGAIPTTGYANDPVNTATGNFIEPETDLGFPGTASNLVLTRMYNSLASGLQTPGVFGPGWASVLDQHLVLSDEGCRWVLADGRAVDFPREGEAWERAVGENYWLTREPAAAPAFAGLASVPEGSTDLLVVRDNQGAWWAYTLAGVWLGAGSGPGRTVSVHREDTDDDGAGRVTRLSHVRGRFLDIDYVNGLAAVVRASDGRRVEYGYDDAGRLVSVTTETGTRTYRWNEAGLIDAVYSAVGVLEAENTYDEQGRVILQVTQHGRRTRFAYLPGRVTAVSDEDGTRSNSWIADPKGRLVGVLDSHDQRQSMAYDRHGNLVSLTERDGSVTVHAYDERGRRTRTVTPEGADLTYGWDEQDRITTLVTETGSVVTYEYSDELTRDPSVILDPLGGRTELSWQNGLLTRVTDPAGVTVEFDYDGSGDLVATRNAVGDTARILRDAAGRPTAAVSPSGAQTRFSYNTAGLLVRREEADGATWSFEYDAAGRLTASVVPDGGRTTLEYAVNGELVRTIDPLGRATERVFDELGNVTATVLPDGARWGFTHDTLSRLTGITDPAGHDWIREYDKIGNLTAVVDPTGVRTEAATDRGAGTATVADAFSAATYSFDEYGRPVRVEGADGSAELVTYDAAGNPVELIDGEGGLTILGRDVSGKIISVTSPSGAVTRYEYDLCGRPWKTIDPLGAVTELLYDADQRLTARILPTGETETFDYDPSGRLVLRAAPGNGNARYGYDRAGRLSFSQDSWYGTRRFKYNVAGELVETINGVGGRTRFEYDVRGRLIRITDPLGGVTTRTYTATDKVDSVSDPLGRVTTATYDPAGRQLSQTDPDGNTTTWTYDAAGRETSTSYNGKLLSSVDRDRQNRRVVITDFTGDDGLAVEHELGFNRRHQLVSRTRGGQGMSWEYDADGNRTGFTDATGTTTAYQWDAAGRVTTVRNAVLGEAVFIHDASGRLAAVTAGDLVQEWVYRNGYLAEHSRTNRAAGDGPDITLIGRDDDGRITGLTRAGAVTRYGYDGAGQMVAAATTPLGASDAAATVRAQVSEWEYDAGGRLVREHTPAGPRTYAYDMAGQLVSVMETDGSRTEYVYDGLGRRSRLIGADGSWTEYAWGDTGYLQGTVERTPDGAETSRHNLWVDALGDLASVDGCPVWWDTASPIPTLAGIGDEQVLSLPGGVTGIGEAWTAPGWRAARPTDETDPWAVLGASVIPEPGAVSGVSGGLPAGIGLTGNGGLDVAGLEWMGARAYDPAARGFLSTDPLAPVLGAGWDGNPYAYAGNNPLNASDPTGLRPLTDEDLKAYDAANRGALAATGDWFADNWEYVVGGAAILGGVALMFVPGGQGFGAALIMFGADVVIQKATTGEVNWLLAGLNLVGFGAGAIAARIIRNPVVREAVKDGVEWAVDELGEQIVGPDPEVVPNPSPTKKLGELDPVPDGVVYLRTDDLGGVKPYIGQAKSPERFKIRKTEHRRAFPDATFRYRPLGYAEPGIELDRLEEFHIREWGGPTNKGNPDSGISNKRHQMNDKRYQEAGGDPR
- a CDS encoding NAD(P)-dependent alcohol dehydrogenase gives rise to the protein MTTARAYAATSATDPLVPTTIERREVGPHDVLIDIAYAGVCHSDIHTVRGEWGPIAYPQVVGHEIVGTVAEVGTEVTAHKVGDRVGVGCMVNSCGECENCQAGMENYCLNGNVGTYASKDRDGTITQGGYATSVVVNDGFVLRVPESIPYEAAAPLLCAGITTYSPLAHWNAGPGKRVAVVGMGGLGHMAVKIAVAMGAEVTVLSQTLSKQEDGLRFGAEHYYATSDESTFEKLQNTFDLIINTVSAPIDLQQYLSLLRLDGTMVSVGAPPEALPISVFTLMSKRRSYAASNIGGIRETQEMLDFCAEHGIAPEIELIKAEDINTAYERVLKSDVRYRFVIDAATI
- a CDS encoding DUF808 domain-containing protein translates to MSGGLVALLDDVAALARIAAASVDDIAAGAAKAGAKAAGVVIDDAAVTPQYVSGADPSRELPMIKKIFWGSLRNKLLIILPALLLISAFIPGVIPFILMLGGTYLCYEGAEKVWHKFFGHHEDKEAPAVERGPDAESKVVKGAITTDFILSCEIMVISMNEVGDSSIWARAAILVVVAIAITILVYGAVGLIVKMDDIGLHLAKKESAGSQRLGGLLVKGMPAVLAAITLVGTVAMLWVGGHIMLVGASDLGWHAPYDLVHTLEHPVAGLAVVGGILGWLVNTLCSAIVGLAWGLVIMAVLHPLMKVLPFGKKDAHAGEAKPSAAGHAAAEKQDTDPAG
- a CDS encoding immunity 26/phosphotriesterase HocA family protein, which encodes MKDGDVFKVPLGDGRAAVGQVVSKYLSATYYVLIFDFIAAEEEVPSLVSEALKSEPLFAGLTFDALFRPGRWQVLENRPADGRKYLPAYKVGWHVPGQYVVEDFRATRRRPATDLEREILPHRKTRSPAIFDDAIRAHAGLEPWLEYYDELRPWTIVTSAELFDD